The following nucleotide sequence is from bacterium.
CGCCCCGCGGCTGAGCGCGGCGCTCACCGCGTCGAACGCCACCGAGGCCGGGTCGGCCCCGGCCGTGCTGCGGATAAACTCGCTGCCCAGACGGTTGGCCCAGAGCTCCAGCTGCTCGATCGCCCCGGCGCGCCAGGTGTCCCCGGCGGCCAGGATCACTTTCTTGCCCTGGCTCTGGAAACGGTGGGCGATCTTGGCGATCGAGGTGGTCTTGCCCACACCGTTGACCCCCACCATCAGGATCACCGTGGGCCCGGAGGGGTTGAGCCGAATCTCCCGTTCGCCGGAGGTCTTCTCGAACACCTTGCGTATCTCGCGGCGGAAAATGGCCCGCAGGTCCTCCTCGTTCTTGAGGTTGCCCTTTTTGCCCTCTGTGGTCAGGGTCTCGACAATCGCCAGGGAGGGTTCCACCCCGAAATCGGATTCCAGGAGAAGTTCCTCCAGGTTCTCGATGCTGCTGGTGTCGAGGCCCTTGACCAGCACCCCCACGTCCAGCAGGGCGATGTCCTTGACCCGCGACCAGAACGATTTCTTGCGCGACTGCTCCCGTATGTCTTTCCGGCTGAAAAATCCCATTGACTTCCCTCTGTCGGTGTCCATGCGTATCATTAAAGAAAACAATAATTTAAGGCCCTTCGGACCACCTGTCAACCGCCGGGTGGTTTGATAATTGCGTGAAATCC
It contains:
- the ftsY gene encoding signal recognition particle-docking protein FtsY; this encodes MGFFSRKDIREQSRKKSFWSRVKDIALLDVGVLVKGLDTSSIENLEELLLESDFGVEPSLAIVETLTTEGKKGNLKNEEDLRAIFRREIRKVFEKTSGEREIRLNPSGPTVILMVGVNGVGKTTSIAKIAHRFQSQGKKVILAAGDTWRAGAIEQLELWANRLGSEFIRSTAGADPASVAFDAVSAALSRGADVVIIDTAGRLHTQGGLMDELVKVRRVIGKRLEGAPHEVLLVLDSTLGQNSIQQAKIFHEKMGVTGLVLAKFDGTAKAGCAVAIAGKMGLPIKLVGVGEAVEDLEEFDPERYAEKILN